CAAAGGAACCACATCGGCTAATTATTGAAAGTGAGAGTTTTAGTGAGAGGGGTGATTAAATAGCTTCAGCCACAGATCGACTACTTTGCATTTGAATTGCTCTTCTATTTAATAATTGAACTGTATTATCAGAAACCCCTGCAACTTTTGTAAAAGAATCTACCTTATCTATCCCTTGATCCGCAAAAGCTGTATCAATAAAATCAAATAAACTATCTTGTAATTCCGTAACTCTAGCCTGGAATTGTGGATCTACCTTTACTGTTGATTGACCCGAAACTGGATTTGCAAGATTTTCCATTCTAATTAAACAATCCAAACTTTTAGTTAATATTTTTAATGGTCTTTGTCTACATTCTATAACGGACTTATTTTCACTAGAATCTACTACTTTCAAAGACTCATTCAAACTAGCTTGAAGACCAGTTTCTTGGTGCATCTTAGCAATATCATGTTTCGCATTATGGTACTCTGCATCTGGCAAATCAATAACAGCAGAATCTGACTCTGTCCTATTTTCAAGATATTTAGCATGAGCTGATAACGTAGAATGTAGTGAATTAAGATTAGTTAATAACATATTGTTGGTTCCTTAATTTAAGTATATACTAATTACTAGATCTTGTCAAGACTTATCTTGAAATTTCATATAACTCTCTGAAGGATTTACCATTTTATATCAGTTTGATAAAAAACAACGATTTTACAAGCATAAATTAAGTATTAATAGTTTCTTCAGAATATACCCCACCTGGGTATATTCGTTACTTTTTTAATTCCGGGTCTTAACGACGTAACGCTTTGTATGTACATGTAGCCATGAAATTAGAGCTAAAATAAGCTCGATGGCTTCACAGCAAACCACCCTCCAAGAAATCTACCAGCAGCTCAAATCCACTCTTGAAATCGAGGAGGCTGAAATAGAAGCACGCCTTATATTACAAAATGTTTTGCAACTAAGTCCTAGCCAATTAATTACAGAAGACTCACAGATCATCACAAAAAATCAAGCGGCACAAATCTACTCTATCCGAGACCAGCGCAATAAAACCAGAACGCCACTAGCCTATCTGCTTGAAGAAGCTGCTTTTGGAGACATGATGCTTTTTGTCAATCAAGATGTTTTGATCCCAAGACCAGAAACAGAATTGCTTGTTAAACAAACACTTGCTGAAATCAAAATCAGAGACACTCATCAACCTCGAATTCTTGATCTTGGTACTGGCTCAGGTTGTATTGCAATTGCACTCAAACGTGCCTTGCCAGCAGCAAGAGTCTATGCTTCTGATATTTCCAAAGCCGCCCTTACAGTTGCTGCAATCAACGCCAAACAATATGAAGTCGATATTGAATTTGTAATGGGAGACTACCTTGAACCATTCATTGGCAAATCCAGCTCACCAGTAGCTTTGCCAGTCATGCGCGGCAAGCCGCCTTACTTTGATGTGATAGTTTCTAATCCACCATATATCACAGAAGCTGATTACAAAGAACTAGAACCTGAAGTTCAACATGAACCAAAACACGCACTCACCGGTTTTCCTTATAAACAAATCAAAAACCAAGTGCTTGAAGCTGGCTTACTTGAAGAAGGTGGTTTTATGGCTTTTGAATTTGGACAGGGGCAACGCCCGCAACTTGAAGAGATTTTCCCTCAAGCCAAGTTTTATAAAGATCTAGAAAATAATGATAGGTTCTTAGTCTGGAAAAATGATCCAAAATTAGTGATGGGATTTAAGCCCTTCGACAAAGGCGCCTAGTAATTCGCCATCCTCAATATGCTTATCAAAGTAGTTCAGGAAGCTGCTTGCACCGCCACCAGTACAAATAGTTAAAGTCGGCTGATCATTATTAATTAATTTGCGAGCTCTAAAGATCCATTCATTAATCAATCCCAAGTGCGCAGTATAGGCACCATGAACAATAGCATCTCTTGTATTGTTAGTTTTCATATCCGGCTCTCCAAGCAAGTTCCTAAGGTCTTTAAAGAAATCGTCAAGTGCATCACAGTCCTCACTCAAAGCCTTCATACTTGCCCTTAAACCAAGACTAATAAAACCACCCAAGAATTCTCTATTAGCATTAGCGACACCAATAGTAGTTGCAGTACCGAAGTCCATAAGAATTATATTAGATCCAGGATTCAAATCCAAAGCGCCAATTAATTTAGCCACCCTATCAGCACCAAACCCAGGATACAAATTTGTAAGTGAACTTTGCTTTTGCGGATCAAAAATCTCTAGACTAGCAAGCTCACGCTTAGCTTTAAACTCATCGACAATCAACTGAGTCTGACTTGGCACAGACGAGATAATGTAAGTATCATAACTAGAATCATTAGGTAAATCATCAACACTGAGATATAGGTCAAATCCAGGCAAATCCACCAAGTAATACTTCACTCGCGAGTTACCTAGGTCTATAATTAAGTCGTGAGCTTTTTTCAAAATATTTACTCGGTGATTTTTAGACCAGGACTAGCCTTCGGTCAACTAGCCAATAATTATAGCCCAGGCCTTTTGCTTGAAGCCATAATCATTCTTAGTATCATTGCCTCTATCCAAAATCAACCCAATATCACTGGCATACTTGGTTATCTTAGTTCTTGGCTCATCACTAGCAGTTTGATTTTTCTTATGGCGTTCATCTTCAAACTCAAAGCCAATGAATATCCGCGCTTTATCACCTTGCTGGGTTTTGCCAATATTCCCATGATTTTCCTGGCACCTGCAACAATCATCAGCCAGTTCAATTCTGCTTTGGGTTTGATACTCAAACTAATTATTCTCATTTGGACTTTCAATCTGAATATAATTGCAGTTACAAAACTTTGCCAAATCTCCAAACTCAAAGCGACTTTGATTTATTTATTGCCTGCACTTTTAATTACTTTAATTGCCTTGAAATTTATCCTTGGTTCTATTGCACAACTGATACTATTTTTTTAGGCTTACTATGAGTTATAATTAAACCAATGGTACTCCTCGAATCCAAATCTCTAGAATACGGTAAAGCAATCTGCGAC
This Cyanobacteriota bacterium DNA region includes the following protein-coding sequences:
- a CDS encoding type III pantothenate kinase, with the protein product MKKAHDLIIDLGNSRVKYYLVDLPGFDLYLSVDDLPNDSSYDTYIISSVPSQTQLIVDEFKAKRELASLEIFDPQKQSSLTNLYPGFGADRVAKLIGALDLNPGSNIILMDFGTATTIGVANANREFLGGFISLGLRASMKALSEDCDALDDFFKDLRNLLGEPDMKTNNTRDAIVHGAYTAHLGLINEWIFRARKLINNDQPTLTICTGGGASSFLNYFDKHIEDGELLGAFVEGLKSHH
- a CDS encoding YIP1 family protein; its protein translation is MSFFQNIYSVIFRPGLAFGQLANNYSPGLLLEAIIILSIIASIQNQPNITGILGYLSSWLITSSLIFLMAFIFKLKANEYPRFITLLGFANIPMIFLAPATIISQFNSALGLILKLIILIWTFNLNIIAVTKLCQISKLKATLIYLLPALLITLIALKFILGSIAQLILFF
- the prmC gene encoding peptide chain release factor N(5)-glutamine methyltransferase, translating into MASQQTTLQEIYQQLKSTLEIEEAEIEARLILQNVLQLSPSQLITEDSQIITKNQAAQIYSIRDQRNKTRTPLAYLLEEAAFGDMMLFVNQDVLIPRPETELLVKQTLAEIKIRDTHQPRILDLGTGSGCIAIALKRALPAARVYASDISKAALTVAAINAKQYEVDIEFVMGDYLEPFIGKSSSPVALPVMRGKPPYFDVIVSNPPYITEADYKELEPEVQHEPKHALTGFPYKQIKNQVLEAGLLEEGGFMAFEFGQGQRPQLEEIFPQAKFYKDLENNDRFLVWKNDPKLVMGFKPFDKGA